In a genomic window of Streptomyces sp. SJL17-4:
- a CDS encoding sugar ABC transporter ATP-binding protein: MPEHPPSLLTMSGITKSFPGVRALDGVDLDVAPGEVHCLLGQNGAGKSTLIKVLAGAHQPDEGHITWNGDPVRLRSPSAAVRLGIATIYQELDLVEGLSVAENVHLGHEPTTAGFVRTREAREATATLLKRLGHPEIDPTRRVGELSAAQRQIVSMARALSHEVRLIVMDEPSAALDPDEVANLFRIVADLTADGVAVVYISHRLEEIRRIGDRVTVLKDGRAVARGLPAATTPTREVVALMTGRDVPYVFPERPARPPTGEPVLRVQGLARKGEFEALDLELRPGEIVGLAGLVGSGRSEILETVYGARKPTEGRVIVDGRPLRPGSVPAAVAAGLGLAPEERKGQGLLLLESVTRNVSVSSLARFSRAGWIDRTTERETARTATRTLSLRPDLPDAPVRTLSGGNQQKAVLARWLLRGCRVLLLDEPTRGVDVGARAELYAVIRGLADDGLAVLLVSSEVPEVLGLADRVLVLREGRVVHQAPARDLDEHRVLDLVMEGSPAV, encoded by the coding sequence ATGCCCGAACACCCCCCGTCCCTCCTCACCATGTCCGGAATCACCAAGTCCTTCCCCGGCGTCCGCGCCCTCGACGGCGTCGACCTGGACGTCGCGCCCGGCGAGGTCCACTGCCTCCTGGGCCAGAACGGTGCCGGCAAGTCCACCCTCATCAAGGTCCTCGCCGGCGCCCACCAGCCCGACGAGGGTCACATCACCTGGAACGGCGACCCCGTACGGCTCCGCTCCCCGAGCGCCGCCGTCCGTCTCGGCATCGCCACCATCTACCAGGAACTCGACCTCGTCGAAGGCCTCTCCGTGGCCGAGAACGTCCACCTCGGCCACGAACCCACCACCGCCGGATTCGTCCGCACCCGCGAGGCGCGCGAGGCCACCGCCACCCTCCTGAAGCGCCTCGGGCACCCCGAGATCGACCCGACGCGACGTGTCGGCGAACTCTCCGCCGCCCAGCGGCAGATCGTCTCCATGGCCCGCGCCCTCTCCCACGAGGTCCGTCTCATCGTCATGGACGAACCGTCCGCCGCCCTCGACCCCGACGAGGTCGCCAACCTCTTCCGGATCGTCGCCGACCTCACCGCCGACGGCGTCGCCGTCGTCTACATCTCCCACCGCCTGGAGGAGATCCGCCGCATCGGCGACCGCGTCACCGTCCTCAAGGACGGCCGCGCCGTCGCCCGCGGACTGCCCGCCGCGACCACCCCGACCCGTGAGGTCGTCGCCCTCATGACCGGCCGGGACGTCCCGTACGTCTTCCCCGAACGCCCCGCCCGCCCACCGACGGGCGAACCCGTCCTCCGCGTCCAAGGACTCGCCAGGAAGGGGGAGTTCGAAGCCCTCGACCTCGAACTCCGGCCCGGTGAGATCGTCGGCCTCGCCGGGCTCGTCGGATCCGGCCGCTCCGAGATCCTGGAGACCGTCTACGGAGCCAGGAAGCCCACCGAGGGCCGGGTGATCGTCGACGGACGGCCCCTGCGCCCCGGCAGCGTCCCCGCCGCCGTCGCCGCCGGACTCGGCCTCGCCCCCGAGGAACGCAAAGGGCAGGGCCTGCTCCTCCTCGAATCCGTCACCCGCAACGTCTCCGTCTCCTCCCTCGCCCGCTTCTCCCGGGCCGGCTGGATCGACCGCACCACCGAACGCGAGACCGCCAGGACCGCCACCCGCACCCTGTCGCTCCGCCCCGACCTCCCGGACGCCCCGGTCCGCACCCTCTCCGGCGGCAACCAGCAGAAGGCGGTCCTCGCCCGCTGGCTCCTCCGGGGCTGCCGCGTCCTCCTCCTCGACGAACCCACCCGGGGCGTCGACGTCGGCGCCCGCGCCGAGCTGTACGCGGTCATCCGGGGGCTCGCCGACGACGGCCTCGCCGTCCTCCTCGTCTCCAGCGAGGTCCCCGAGGTCCTCGGCCTCGCCGACCGCGTCCTGGTCCTCCGCGAGGGCCGGGTCGTCCACCAGGCGCCCGCCCGTGACCTCGACGAACACCGCGTACTCGACCTCGTGATGGAAGGGAGCCCTGCGGTATGA
- a CDS encoding ROK family transcriptional regulator, producing the protein MTARPANRHQARLLRLLRDGGPNSRAQLGDQIDLSRSKLAVEVDRLLETGLVVADGFAASRGGRRSHNIRLAPELRFLGIDIGATSIDVAVTNAELEVLGHLNHPMDVREGPVAVFEQALSMAAKLRSTGLAEGFDGAGIGVPGPVRFPEGVPVAPPIMPGWDGFPVREALSQELGCPVMVDNDVNLMAMGEQHAGVARSVGDFLCVKIGTGIGCGIVVGGEVYRGTTGSAGDIGHIQVEPDGRPCACGNNGCLEAHFSGAALARDAEDAARGGSSEELAARLAAAGHLTAVDVAAAAAAGDATSLALIRAGGNRVGQVIAGLVSFFNPGLVVIGGGVTGLGHNLLASVRTQVYRQSLPLATGNLPIVLGELGQTAGVTGAARLISDHLFSPA; encoded by the coding sequence ATGACGGCACGACCTGCCAACCGACATCAGGCGCGACTCCTCAGGCTGCTGCGCGACGGAGGACCCAACTCCCGCGCCCAGCTGGGAGATCAGATCGATCTCTCCCGCTCCAAGCTCGCCGTCGAGGTCGACCGGCTCCTGGAGACCGGTCTCGTCGTCGCCGACGGTTTCGCCGCCTCCCGGGGCGGCCGTCGCTCGCACAACATCCGTCTCGCGCCCGAACTCCGCTTCCTCGGCATCGACATCGGCGCCACCTCCATCGATGTCGCCGTCACCAACGCCGAGTTGGAGGTGCTCGGGCACCTCAACCACCCCATGGACGTCCGCGAGGGCCCCGTCGCCGTCTTCGAACAGGCCCTGTCGATGGCGGCGAAGCTCCGCTCCACCGGACTCGCGGAAGGCTTCGACGGCGCGGGCATCGGCGTCCCCGGACCCGTCCGTTTCCCCGAGGGCGTCCCCGTCGCACCACCGATCATGCCCGGCTGGGACGGCTTCCCCGTACGGGAGGCGCTCAGCCAGGAACTCGGCTGTCCCGTCATGGTCGACAACGACGTGAACCTCATGGCCATGGGGGAGCAGCACGCCGGCGTCGCCCGCTCCGTCGGTGACTTCCTCTGCGTCAAGATCGGCACCGGCATCGGCTGCGGCATCGTCGTCGGCGGTGAGGTCTACCGCGGTACGACGGGCAGCGCCGGCGACATCGGACACATCCAGGTCGAACCCGACGGCCGCCCCTGCGCCTGCGGCAACAACGGCTGCCTGGAGGCCCACTTCAGCGGCGCCGCCCTGGCCCGCGACGCCGAGGACGCGGCGCGCGGCGGCAGTTCGGAGGAGCTCGCCGCCCGGCTCGCGGCGGCCGGTCACCTCACCGCCGTCGACGTCGCGGCGGCCGCCGCCGCCGGAGACGCCACCTCGCTCGCCCTCATCCGTGCGGGCGGCAACCGGGTCGGGCAGGTCATCGCAGGACTCGTCAGCTTCTTCAACCCCGGTCTGGTGGTGATCGGAGGCGGTGTCACCGGCCTCGGTCACAACCTCCTCGCCAGCGTCCGCACCCAGGTCTACCGGCAGTCCCTGCCGCTGGCCACCGGCAACCTGCCCATCGTCCTCGGCGAACTGGGCCAGACGGCCGGCGTGACGGGCGCGGCCCGCCTCATCAGCGACCACCTCTTCTCCCCGGCGTAA